A part of Corynebacterium lactis RW2-5 genomic DNA contains:
- the thiC gene encoding phosphomethylpyrimidine synthase ThiC, which produces MASRVSVSAPPKEGEVTTGPIYRSHKHYNEVAFSNDFGEATLRVPVRRIDLTDGTHFDAYDTSGIYTEESPALNLKEGLAKVRDSWPSAPAVAASVDAPADAPKVRTQLAWARAGIVTPEMAYIAAREGVDVEVVREEVAAGRAVIPANHKHPEIEPMIIGKRFATKVNANIGNSAVTSSISEEVEKMVWATRWGADTIMDLSTGKDIHETREWILRNSPVPVGTVPIYQALEKVKGDPAKLTWEIYRDTIIEQCEQGVDYMTVHAGVLLRYVPLAANRVTGIVSRGGSIMAAWCLAHHKESFLYTRFAELCDILAQYDVTFSLGDGLRPGSIADANDEAQLAELRTLGELTKIAKSRGCQVMIEGPGHVPMHKIAINVKWEEEWCEEAPFYTLGPLATDIAPGYDHITSAIGAAIIAQAGTAMLCYVTPKEHLGLPNRDDVKVGVITYKISAHAADLAKGLPCAQERDDALSKARFEFRWHDQFALALDPDTALDYHDETLPAEPAKTAHFCSMCGPKFCSMRISKDVQDYAKENGLDSVEAIEAGMAEKSQEFTDAGGRVYLPIASE; this is translated from the coding sequence ATGGCTTCACGCGTATCTGTATCTGCTCCGCCGAAGGAAGGCGAAGTAACTACCGGCCCCATTTACCGCAGCCACAAGCACTACAACGAGGTTGCCTTCAGCAACGATTTCGGTGAGGCCACTCTGCGTGTCCCCGTCCGTCGCATTGACCTGACGGATGGCACCCACTTTGATGCCTATGACACCTCGGGCATCTACACCGAGGAGTCTCCGGCGCTGAATCTGAAAGAGGGTCTAGCCAAGGTCCGAGATTCCTGGCCGTCGGCCCCGGCGGTCGCTGCCTCGGTCGATGCGCCTGCCGACGCGCCGAAGGTCCGTACGCAGCTGGCGTGGGCTCGCGCGGGAATCGTTACCCCGGAGATGGCCTACATCGCGGCTCGTGAAGGTGTTGACGTGGAGGTTGTCCGGGAGGAAGTCGCCGCTGGTCGCGCGGTTATTCCGGCGAATCACAAGCACCCGGAGATTGAGCCGATGATTATCGGCAAGCGTTTCGCCACCAAGGTCAACGCCAATATCGGCAACTCTGCGGTGACCTCATCGATTTCTGAGGAGGTCGAGAAGATGGTGTGGGCTACCCGCTGGGGTGCGGACACCATCATGGATCTGTCCACGGGCAAGGATATCCACGAGACCCGCGAGTGGATCCTGCGTAACTCTCCGGTGCCGGTCGGCACTGTGCCAATCTATCAGGCGCTCGAGAAGGTCAAGGGCGATCCGGCGAAGCTGACCTGGGAAATCTACCGCGACACCATCATTGAACAGTGCGAGCAGGGCGTGGACTACATGACGGTCCACGCGGGCGTGCTGTTGCGCTACGTCCCGCTGGCGGCCAATCGCGTGACCGGTATCGTCTCCCGCGGAGGCTCCATTATGGCCGCGTGGTGCCTGGCTCACCACAAGGAGTCCTTCCTCTACACGCGTTTCGCAGAGCTTTGCGACATTCTCGCTCAGTACGATGTCACCTTCTCCCTCGGCGACGGCCTGCGTCCCGGCTCTATCGCGGACGCCAACGATGAGGCGCAGCTAGCAGAGCTGCGCACCCTCGGCGAGCTGACCAAGATCGCGAAGTCACGCGGCTGCCAGGTCATGATTGAGGGCCCGGGCCACGTGCCGATGCACAAGATTGCCATCAACGTGAAGTGGGAAGAGGAGTGGTGTGAGGAGGCACCCTTCTACACTCTCGGCCCGCTGGCTACAGACATCGCGCCGGGCTACGACCACATCACCTCCGCCATCGGCGCCGCAATCATCGCGCAGGCCGGCACCGCGATGCTCTGCTACGTCACCCCGAAGGAGCACCTGGGTCTGCCGAACCGCGACGACGTCAAGGTTGGCGTGATTACTTACAAGATTTCCGCTCATGCAGCGGACCTGGCCAAGGGGCTGCCGTGCGCACAGGAGCGCGATGACGCTCTGTCGAAGGCTCGCTTTGAGTTCCGTTGGCACGACCAGTTCGCGCTGGCTCTCGATCCGGATACCGCGCTGGATTACCACGATGAAACCCTGCCGGCGGAACCCGCAAAGACTGCGCACTTCTGCTCTATGTGTGGGCCGAAGTTCTGCTCGATGCGCATCTCCAAGGATGTGCAGGACTACGCCAAGGAAAACGGGCTGGATTCCGTGGAGGCCATCGAAGCCGGTATGGCCGAGAAGTCGCAGGAATTCACCGATGCCGGCGGCCGCGTCTACCTTCCGATTGCCTCGGAGTAG